A section of the Phaseolus vulgaris cultivar G19833 chromosome 8, P. vulgaris v2.0, whole genome shotgun sequence genome encodes:
- the LOC137824385 gene encoding uncharacterized protein translates to MVQWQRHILPFLRHIHKRVVDHHHANPSAPSLVISRLASSLSQGQVGGRAWTRTTPTLPCFSRPIFLCFQHQGISSTTPLLANSSEETPVLSPLVPVSSLGSSKGEDQKQKAVTKPEKVQAILKGIKQSPKKVNLVAALVRGMLVKDALMQLELTIKRAAKTVYQVIHSARANASHNHGLDPERLLVAEAFVGKGYFKKRLAYHAKGRSGLIMRPECRLTIVVREITAEEEADIARLRVHNFKKLTKRERRLVPHQLIETTPVWGRKSKSSGQNLSAAPA, encoded by the exons ATGGTGCAGTGGCAGAGGCACATTTTGCCCTTCCTTCGTCACATTCACAAGCGAGTAGTGGATCACCACCATGCCAATCCTTCAGCTCCAAGCCTTGTAATTTCTCGCTTAGCCTCTTCTCTTTCACAAG GTCAGGTAGGGGGGAGAGCGTGGACAAGAACGACACCAACTTTGCCCTGTTTCTCAAGACCCATTTTTCTCTGTTTCCAACATCAG GGAATTTCAAGCACCACTCCATTGCTGGCAAATTCATCTGAGGAAACACCTGTTTTGTCACCTTTAGTCCCAGTTTCATCTTTGGGTAGTTCAAAAGGTGAAGACCAGAAGCAGAAAGCTGTTACTAAGCCAGAAAAAGTTCAAGCAATATTAAAGGGAATAAAGCAG AGTCCAAAGAAGGTCAACTTAGTTGCTGCTCTGGTTCGTGGTATGCTTGTTAAAGATGCATTGATGCAGTTGGAATTGACGATAAAACGAGCAGCAAAAACTGTTTATCAG GTTATTCATTCAGCCCGAGCAAATGCCTCTCACAATCACGGGTTAGATCCAGAACGTCTCCTAGTAG CGGAAGCATTTGTAGGAAAGGGATATTTCAAAAAGAGACTTGCCTACCATGCCAAAGGAAGATCAGGACTCATAATGAGACCAGAATGCAGGCTAACAATTGTAGTGAGAGAGATAACTGCGGAAGAAGAGGCTGATATAGCTAGGCTGAGAGTTCACAACTTCAAGAAACTAACTAAGCGGGAGAGACGACTTGTGCCTCATCAACTTATTGAGACCACTCCTGTTTGGGGCCGCAAAAGCAAATCTAGTGGTCAAAACTTGAGTGCTGCACCTGCATGA
- the LOC137823640 gene encoding uncharacterized protein — MDIPADVVGRSGSPLAAIPLEDLSWVDPRVVEISSLYGTELSVAKFLARHPVLKAEEYSSYFDVLPCGVAESVCLGRPEIMVNERPAAVSVLDKHRQKAAERKGRRSLEVIPPPSDTGAAGSSHKSKGPVGPSHRSKKRPRDVSNIATTTRSPGVGLLAEEVSALEHKLSEANHDLEQSLAANTTLSALIATEAAEKELAYKEAAEAKRQLEAERLRAAAEIAKLKELVEERDKQLSASTTEMAALQHAKEQAEAELDENYEEAEELLKQCFERAVRQAHVLYGGPPTTGEFDLDCEVYQGRLMPSAEVAALTAQETEPAATEEGEAEVRGKEVEAEEDGCINIQD; from the exons ATGGATATCCCGGCTGATGTTGTTGGTCGGTCGGGCTCTCCCCTGGCAGCTATTCCTTTGGAGGATCTTAGCTGGGTGGATCCTCGAGTGGTCGAGATCTCGTCCCTCTATGGGACCGAGTTGTCTGTGGCCAAGTTCTTGGCCCGTCATCCGGTCTTAAAGGCGGAAGAGTACTCGAGTTACTTCGACGTCTTGCCTTGTGGGGTGGCCGAAAGCGTGTGTTTGGGGCGGCCAG aaatcATGGTTAACGAACGACCGGCGGCCGTTAGTGTACTTGACAAGCACCGCCAAAAAGCGGCCGAACGCAAGGGCCGTCGGAGTTTAGAGGTGATCCCTCCGCCAAGCGATACAGGGGCGGCTGGTTCCTCTCATAAGTCCAAGGGGCCGGTCGGCCCCTCCCACAGGTCCAAGAAACGTCCGAGGGACGTTAGCAACATTGCCACCACCACTCGATCACCCGG AGTGGGCTTGTTGGCCGAGGAGGTGTCGGCCTTGGAGCACAAGCTGTCCGAGGCCAACCATGACTTGGAGCAATCTTTGGCTGCCAACACCACCCTATCGGCCCTGATTGCTACGGAGGCGGCCGAGAAGGAGTTGGCGTACAAGGAGGCGGCCGAGGCGAAGCGGCAGCTGGAGGCCGAGAGGTTGAGGGCGGCTGCTGAAATTGCCAAATTGAAGGAGCTGGTCGAGGAGAGAGATAAGCAGCTCTCTGCCTCGACCACTGAGATGGCCGCCCTTCAACATGCCAAGGAGCAAGCCGAGGCCGAGCTTGATGAAAACTATGAAGAGGCCGAGGAATTGCTGAAACAGTGCTTTGAAAGGGCCGTGCGTCAAGCGCACGTGCTTTATGGCGGACCGCCGACCACTGGTGAGTTTGACCTTGACTGTGAGGTCTACCAGGGTCGATTGATGCCAAGTGCTGAAGTGGCCGCCTTAACTGCTCAAGAAACTGAACCGGCTGCGACCGAGGAGGGGGAGGCTGAGGTTCGGGGTAAGGAGGTCGAGGCTGAGGAGGATGGATGCATTAATATTCAGGATTAG
- the LOC137823644 gene encoding uncharacterized protein produces MVSTRSMERMTEADQTMLLLSLQREMAEMRRKAEEAAQKNEQELQALRRENEDMRKKLGEGGPSVIPTNVVGKSYTSPPNPDVAEGTRGRPPPRETEMGDESCLIRSTRTTLTADPNRRHPFTNNIIEVPLPEKWKGFNRDRYDGSTDPDEHMDAYTTHMSLYTSDDAVLCRVFPTSLKGAALSWFTKLSPNSIDSFATLVAKFETQFATSRPHHLTSIALVGIRQEKGESLRAFVDRFSKVAMSIRNLSPDVAMHHMLTALRPGPFADNLCMQPADSLDELRKRAAKYMQLEELREFRNQARAEAGGERKEEKDRQVRPIQRTDRRWENRDRPIRFSRYTPLTAERGRILDEALNAELIPPPRKVASPNNADRRKQCRYHQNTGHSTDECQALKDKIEELIQAGHLCRFVRNGRDQPGRADPPRRTRSPHRGRENQNNIGDRQPARADPPRRDDPPREADRRGNREVINTIAGGFAGGGSTNNARKKHLRAVHQVNIVAFRPRMPPITFTDDDFKSVDYRQQDDPMVIAVNIDRFTIRKTLVNQGSSVDILYWKTFKAMRMTEAEMMPYDDHVVGFSGKKGGHQGVYRLVHHLRRGEEHQNHQNPTGDILTVHVDQKEARECYAESLWVEPLRTDTSPLRARKSSRKDRSPRKDQPREAQPTVALVDLDPRATEERLEAREELRRVPLLDEEHSTAVGTVLAAAEAEVMHAALKKNVDMFAWTPADMPGVSPDVITHRLSIFKEARPISQKKRDLGDEKRLAAKEEAGKLLSAGFIREARYTTWLANVVMVTKPNVDYRNINSACPKDTYPLPNIDRLVDGAAGHKIMSFLDAYSSYNQISMHPRDKEKTAFMTADANYYYEVMPFGLKNAGATYQRLMDKIFKGLISRAVEVYVDNIVVKSDSFEQHLKDLDEVFKALRGVNMKLNPEKCTFGVEGGKFLGFMLTHRGIEANPDKCQAILSMRSPNTVKEVQQLLGRLTALSRFVPRLAEKTRPIVQLLRKGKKFIWDDQCEEIFKKFKEFLTSQAVIQKPRPNIPILVYLAVSEEAVSAALVQEAEGEERPIYFVSRTLHSAETRYQMIEKVALALVLTARRMRPYFQNHSITVRTDYPIFKILSKPDLAGRMIGWSVELSEFDIRYEPRGAIKSQCLVDFSAELTPLPTLSAGWTLYVDGSSNKTACGAGVVLEGPGDLLLEQALQFGFRATNNQAEYEALLAGLNLAYDMGAREVTCKSDSQVMVGQVNGDFEVKEPLLQRYYHAAKNSIARFSKAPLQHIPREDNKRADILSKLSVAKKKSH; encoded by the exons ATGGTTTCGACAAGAAGCATGGAAAGAATGACTGAAGCCGACCAAACAATGCTGCTGCTGTCTCTCCAGAGGGAGATGGCCGAGATGCGAAGAAAGGCCGAGGAGGCCGCTCAGAAAAATGAGCAAGAGCTGCAAGCTCTCCGCAGGGAAAACGAAGATATGAGGAAGAAGCTGGGGGAGGGAGGACCCTCTGTCATACCGACGAACGTGGTCGGCAAGTCCTACACCTCTCCCCCCAACCCGGATGTGGCCGAGGGGACGAGAGGCCGACCCCCTCCCCGCGAGACTGAAATGGGCGACGAGTCGTGCCTAATCAGATCCACCCGGACGACCCTGACGGCCGACCCGAACCGCCGTCACCCCTTTACAAACAACATCATCGAAGTCCCACTTCCTGAgaagtggaagggtttcaaccgagaccgatatgacgggtcgaccgacccggacgagcatatggACGCCTACACCACCCATATGAGTCTCTATACCTCGGACGACGCCGTCTTGTGCCGAGTGTTCCCCACATCCTTGAAGGGTGCAGCCCTTAGTTGGTTTACCAAGCTCTCACCCAACTCCATAGATAGCTTTGCCACGCTCGTCGCAAAGTTCGAAACACAATTCGCGACTAGCCGGCCGCACCATCTGACCTCAATCGCCCTGGTAGGCATCCGccaggagaagggagagtcgcTGAGAGCCTTCGTGGATAGGTTCAGTAAAGTGGCGATGAGCATCCGAAATCTGAGTCCGGATGTCgccatgcaccacatgctgacgGCCCTGCGCCCGGGGCCCTTTGCCGACAACCTATGCATGCAGCCGGCCGACAGCCTGGACGAGCTGAGAAAGAGAGCCGCTAAGTACATGCAGTTGGAGGAACTAAGAGAGTTCCGCAACCAGGCCCGTGCCGAGGCCGGCGGAGAgaggaaggaagaaaaagaccGACAGGTGCGGCCGATACAGAGAACGGACCGGCGCTGGGAAAACCGAGACCGACCGATCCGTTTCTCGAGATATACACCCCTAACGGCCGAGCGGGGAAGGATTCTGGACGAAGCCCTTAACGCTGAGCTGATCCCTCCCCCAAGGAAGGTGGCCAGTCCAAATAACGCCGACCGAAGGAAGCAGTGTCGATACCACCAGAACACCGGACACTCAACCGACGAGTGTCAGGCCCTTAAGGACAAGATAGAGGAACTTATCCAGGCTGGGCATCTCTGCCGGTTCGTCAGGAATGGCCGAGACCAACCAGGCCGGGCGGATCCACCCAGGCGGACGAGGTCACCTCACCGCGGCcgagaaaaccaaaacaacataGGCGACCGACAACCCGCAAGGGCCGACCCCCCTCGAAGAGACGATCCCCCCAGGGAGGCCGATAGGAGAGGTAACCGAGAGGTTATCAACACTATAGCCGGCGGCTTCGCCGGGGGAGGAAGCACGAACAACGCCCGAAAGAAGCACCTCCGGGCAGTACATCAGGTAAACATTGTGGCATTCCGACCGAGAATGCCACCCATCACATTCACGGACGATGACTTCAAGAGCGTAGACTACCGCCAGCAGGACGACCCGATGGTGATAGCGGTCAACATAGATCGATTCACCATAAGGAAGACCCTCGTaaaccaaggaagttcggtagATATCCTCTACTGGAAAACTTTCAAGGCCATGAGAATGACCGAGGCCGAGATGATGCCATACGACGACCACGTGGTAGGGTTCTCGGGCAAAAAGGGTGGCCACCAAGGGGTATATCGACTTGTACACCACCTTCGGAGAGGGGAAGAACACCAGAACCATCAAAATCCG ACAGGAGACATTCTCACGGTCCACGTggaccagaaagaagcacgGGAGTGCTACGCCGAGAGCCTCTGGGTGGAGCCTCTAAGGACAGACACCTCTCCCCTTCGGGCGAGAAAGTCCTCCCGAAAGGACCGCTCCCCCAGGAAGGACCAGCCTAGGGAGGCCCAGCCAACCGTGGCACTAGTAGACCTTGATCCCCGGGCAACCGAGGAAAGGCTAGAGGCAAGAGAGGAGCTGAGGAGAGTCCCCCTCCTCGACGAAGAGCACAGCACGGCTGTGGGGACAGTCTTGGCGGCGGCCGAGGCCGAGGTCATGCATGCCGCGCTAAAAAAGAATGTCGACATGTTCGCATGGACGCCGGCCGACATGCCGGGAGTAAGTCCGGATGTCATCACCCATCGGCTGTCCATATTTAAGGAAGCTCGTCCGATCTCCCAAAAGAAGAGGGACTTGGGAGACGAAAAACGACTCGCAGCGAAGGAGGAGGCCGGCAAGCTCCTGTCGGCCGGATTCATAAGGGAGGCCCGATACACGacatggctggccaacgtcgtcatgGTTACCAAGCCTAACGTCGACTACAGAAACATCAACAGCGCATGCCCGAAGGACACCTACCCCCTCCCGAACATTGACCGACTGGTGGATGGGGCAGCCGGCCACAAAAttatgagcttcctggacgcttactctagctataaccagataagcatgcacccgCGGGACAAGGAGAAGACGGCCTTCATGACGGCCGATGCCAACTACTACTAcgaggtcatgccattcggccTCAAGAACGCCGGGGCGACCTACCAGCGTCTCATGGACAAAATTTTCAAGGGTCTGATAAGCCGGGCGGTAGAAGTCTATGTGGACAACATAGTCGTGAAGTCCGACTCGTTCGAGCAACATCTGAAGGATCTGGACGAGGTCTTCAAGGCTCTAAGGGGAGTCAACATGAAACTCAACCCCGAAAAATGTACTTTCGGGGTAGAGGGAGGaaagttcctaggtttcatgctcacccaccgggggatagaggccaaccccgacaaatgtcaAGCCATACTCAGCATGAGAAGCCCGAACaccgtgaaggaggtacaacaaCTCCTTGGGCGGCTGACCGCCCTCTCTCGGTTTGTCCCCCGCCTGGCCGAGAAGACGAGGCCGATCGTTCAGTTGCTCCGAAAAGGCAAAAAATTCATCTGGGACGACCAATGCGAGGAAATCTTCAAAAAATTTAAGGAATTCCTCACATCCCAGGCCGTCATCCAGAAGCCGAGACCCAACATCCCAATCCTGGTATATCTAGCAGTCTCGGAAGAAGCGGTCAGCGCGGCCCTAGTGCAGGAAGCCGAGGGCGAGGAGCGACCCATATACTTTGTGAGCCGAACCCTCCACTCGGCCGAGACCCGATATCAGATGATCGAGAAGGTGGCCCTCGCACTCGTCCTCACGGCAAGACGGATGCGCCCCTACTTCCAAAATCACTCCATAACTGTAAGAACCGACtaccctatttttaaaattttatctaaaccggACCTTGCAGGGAGGATGATAGGATGGTCGGTCGAACTCTCCGAGTTCGACATACGTTATGAGCCGAGGGGCGCCATCAAGTCTCAATGCTTGGTCGACTTTTCGGCCGAGCTGACACCATTGCCCACCCTCTCGGCCGGTTGGACTCTCTACGTAGACGGCTCCTCAAATAAAACAGCGTGTGGAGCGGGAGTTGTCCTAGAGGGGCCGGGCGACCTCCTCCTGGAACAAGCCCTCCAGTTCGGATTTCGGGCGACCAACAACCAGGCCGAGTACGAGGCCTTGCTGGCCGGGCTAAACCTAGCCTACGACATGGGAGCGCGCGAGGTTACatgcaaaagcgactcccaggtgATGGTCGGCCAAGTCAATGGAGACTTCGAGGTTAAAGAACCTTTGCTGCAGCGATACTACCACGCGGCCAAAAACAGTATCGCCCGCTTCAGCAAAGCACCCTTGCAACACATACCGCGAGAGGACAACAAGAGGGCCGACATCCTGTCCAAGCTCTCGGTCGCCAAAAAGAAGAGCCATTAG